A region of Trypanosoma brucei brucei TREU927 chromosome 1, complete sequence DNA encodes the following proteins:
- a CDS encoding cytochrome c oxidase assembly factor; electron transport protein SCO1/2: protein MSLRRHVITRSISVHNRFISSSGEQKTGGSRGGFFSVLRYGPRNRAELFGLCLGCAMCPLSIYLINWCEGCSNRNNNTQPELVLGNETFVTHGVAAPDKGSKYPLGGPFRLRESRTGNYITDKELFQDHWTLLYFGFSKCAEVCPSTLRFITDVMKACDEKLAGDKNLSTEAARLQAVFLSVDSRRDTPEVLEGFVSKYDPRVRGLTGTSKEIEQAARAWRVYYSSIDETDEEKSAREAKGVPMVGADDDTYQLDHSSAIYLVGVDGKLKDFFFKEMGVADAVGRLEVHLQDVYGFKDTRG, encoded by the coding sequence ATGTCACTTCGGCGCCACGTGATTACTCGGAGCATTTCAGTCCACAACCGCTTTATTTCTTCCAGTggagaacaaaaaactgGAGGGTCGCGGGGTGGTTTCTTTTCGGTTCTTCGCTACGGACCTCGCAATCGAGCTGAACTATTCGGTCTCTGCCTCGGTTGTGCCATGTGCCCTTTATCGATTTATTTGATTAACTGGTGTGAAGGCTGCAGCAACAGGAATAACAACACGCAACCGGAGTTGGTACTCGGTAATGAAACATTTGTAACTCATGGGGTTGCAGCTCCCGACAAGGGATCCAAATATCCTCTGGGAGGACCCTTTAGATTGCGCGAGAGCCGTACGGGAAATTATATCACCGATAAGGAACTCTTTCAGGATCATTGGACGCTATTATACTTCGGCTTCTCCAAGTGTGCGGAGGTGTGTCCATCTACGTTGCGTTTTATTACAGATGTCATGAAGGCATGTGATGAGAAACTGGCGGGTGACAAAAACTTATCGACAGAGGCTGCGAGGTTGCAGGCGGTGTTTCTTAGCGTTGATTCACGGCGTGACACGCCTGAGGTTCTTGAAGGGTTTGTTTCAAAATACGACCCTCGAGTCCGAGGACTTACCGGAACCTCAAAGGAGATTGAGCAGGCGGCGAGGGCGTGGCGTGTGTATTATTCATCAATTGACGAAACGGATGAAGAAAAATCGGCGCGTGAGGCGAAGGGAGTGCCGATGGTGGGCGCCGATGATGATACGTACCAACTGGATCACAGTAGTGCAATATATCTTGTTGGAGTGGATGGAAAGTTGAaagatttctttttcaaggaAATGGGCGTTGCCGATGCCGTTGGAAGGTTGGAGGTGCATCTTCAAGATGTCTATGGATTTAAGGACACACGCGGttga
- a CDS encoding hypothetical protein, unlikely (GPI-Anchor Signal predicted for Tb927.1.1590 by DGPI v2.04, no cleavage site predicted): MKFLFFSLSFPLFFCMCCFCFSSYYIFCPCVVCEIPLDLEGDSDLLRRCYGWDGRVNGIHDESIMKKEATEGCFFSLFFLICLFSPLE, translated from the coding sequence atgaagtttcttttctttagcttatcttttcctttattcttttgcatgtgttgcttttgtttttcctcttattatattttttgccCTTGTGTTGTTTGCGAAATTCCACTAGATTTGGAAGGAGACAGCGACTTATTGCGGCGGTGCTACGGATGGGATGGACGAGTTAACGGAATACATGATGAGAGTATAATGAAGAAAGAGGCAACAGaagggtgttttttttcgcttttttttcttatttgtttgttctctCCACTTGAATGA